In a genomic window of Rhopalosiphum maidis isolate BTI-1 chromosome 4, ASM367621v3, whole genome shotgun sequence:
- the LOC113549864 gene encoding glutamine--fructose-6-phosphate aminotransferase [isomerizing] 2-like isoform X1 yields the protein MCGIFAYLNHLTPKSREEIIVLLVNGLKRLEYRGYDSAGIAFDGPDGKDITIVKKEGKVVALEDELLSLKDRLDFEEIQNSHVGIAHTRWATHGVPSSVNSHPQRSDKDQVFCVVHNGIVTNYKEVKAFLERKGYFFESDTDTEAIVKLVHHIYTQHPNLLFRELVEQAVQQLEGAFALCFKSKVFPDECVATRRGSPLLVGIKSDTRLATDHIPILYSKDSIDGESLSLTEHRYIRGDKMSIPIPLPRQESTSEFHALGDKEEVEYFFASDASAIIEHTNQVIYLEDDDVAAVREGRLTIHRMRMSTADPHAREITTLKMEIQQIMKGNFSSFMQKEIFEQPESVVTTMRGRVNFENQTVVLGGIKDYIPEIKRCRRLMMIGCGTSFHSALATRQLMEELTELPVMVELASDFLDRNTPVFRDDVCFFLSQSGETADSLLALRYCKQRGALIVGVTNTVGSSISRESHCGIHINAGPEIGVASTKAYTSQFISLVMFGLIMSEDRISLQARRTEIIRGLENITEQIREVLAADKKVMKLAESLYQKKSLLVMGRGYNYATCLEGALKIKELTYLHSEGILAGELKHGPLALIDKQMPIIMILTKDPVYKKCINALQQVTAREGRPIVICEKDDVETKSLAWQTIDVPHTVDCLQGLLTVIPMQLLSYHIAVMRGCNVDCPRNLAKSVTVE from the exons ATGTGCG gaatttttgcTTATCTCAATCACTTAACACCTAAATCAAGGGAAGAGATTATAGTCCTTCTTGTAAATGGTCTAAAGAGATTAGAATACAGAGGTTATGATTCAGCTG gtATTGCGTTCGACGGTCCCGACGGTAAGGATATAACTATTGTGAAGAAAGAGGGAAAAGTAGTTGCCCTTGAAGATGAATTACTTTCtt taaaaGATCGGCTTGATTTTGAAGAAATCCAAAATAGTCACGTTGGTATAGCACATACACGTTGGGCTACTCATGGTGTTCCAAGTTCTGTAAATTCGCATCCGCAACGTTCGGACAAAGATCAAGTTTTTTGTGTGGTGCATAATGGTATTGTAACAAACTATAAAGAAGTCAAAGCATTTTTGGAACGCAaaggatatttttttgaatctgATACTGATACTGAAGCAATTGTGAAGTTAGTGCATCATATTTACACACAACatccaaatttattattcagagAACTCGTCGAACAAGCTGTACAACAATTA GAAGGCGCCTTTGCTTTGTGTTTTAAAAGCAAAGTGTTTCCCGACGAATGCGTAGCAACTCGAAGGGGAAGTCCACTTCTTGTTGGAATTAAGTCGGATACAAGGCTAGCCACCGATCACATTCCAATTCTTTACAGCAaag ATTCGATAGACGGAGAGTCTCTTTCATTAACAG AACACCGTTATATCCGTGGTGATAAAATGTCCATTCCCATTCCATTGCCTCGCCAAGAAAGCACGTCAGAATTTCATGCACTAGGAGACAAAGAAGAAGTCGAGTACTTTTTTGCATCTGATGCTAGTGCTATAATTGAGCATACAAACCAAGTTATATATTTGGAg GACGATGATGTTGCTGCAGTAAGAGAGGGACGATTGACCATTCACAGGATGCGCATGTCTACGGCTGATCCTCATGCCAGAGAAATCACTACGCTCAAGATGGAAATACAGCAGATTATGAAGGGCAATTTTAGTTCGTTCATGCAGAAAGAAATTTTCGAACAGCCGGAATCCGTGGTAACAACGATGAGAGGCAGAGTAAATTTTGAAAACCAGACAGTCGTACTCGGCggtattaaa GACTACATTCCAGAAATAAAACGATGCCGTCGACTAATGATGATAGGCTGTGGTACAAGTTTTCACAGTGCTTTGGCAACACGTCAGCTGATGGAAGAGCTCACTGAATTACCAGTTATGGTTGAATTGGCTTCAGATTTTTTGGATCGTAATACTCCAGTGTTTAGAGATGACGTATGTTTTTTCTTGTCACAATCTG gGGAGACTGCTGACTCTCTTTTGGCATTGAGATATTGTAAACAGCGAGGAGCTTTAATTGTCGGTGTCACAAACACCGTGGGTAGCTCTATTAGTCGTGAATCACATTGTGGTATTCATATAAACGCTGGACCAGAAATCGGTGTTGCCTCCACTAAAGCTTATACGTCACAATTTATTTCACTTGTAATGTTTGGCTTGATCATGTCCGAAGATAGAATATCATTGCAAGCCAGAAGAACTGag atCATCAGGGGTTTGGAAAATATAACAGAACAAATTCGTGAAGTACTGGCCGCAGACAAAAAAGTGATGAAGTTGGCCGAATCTTTATATCAAAAGAAATCATTGTTGGTTATGGGAAGAGGCTACAACTATGCAACATGTTTGGAAGGAGCATta aaaatcaaaGAGCTTACATACCTTCATAGTGAAGGCATTTTAGCTGGTGAATTAAAACATGGACCATTAGCTTTAATTGACAAACAGATGCcaataattatgatactaACTAAAGATCcagtttataaa aaaTGTATCAATGCTTTGCAACAAGTTACTGCTCGTGAAGGCCGTCCAATCGTGATATGTGAAAAAGACGATGTAGAAACTAAAAGCTTGGCTTGGCAAACTATTGATGTACCACACACTGTTGATTGTTTACag ggATTGCTGACTGTAATACCGATGCAACTGCTATCTTATCATATAGCGGTAATGCGTGGCTGTAATGTTGATTGCCCAAGAAATTTGGCCAAATCTGTGactgttgaataa
- the LOC113549864 gene encoding glutamine--fructose-6-phosphate aminotransferase [isomerizing] 2-like isoform X2, with protein MCGIFAYLNHLTPKSREEIIVLLVNGLKRLEYRGYDSAGIAFDGPDGKDITIVKKEGKVVALEDELLSLKDRLDFEEIQNSHVGIAHTRWATHGVPSSVNSHPQRSDKDQVFCVVHNGIVTNYKEVKAFLERKGYFFESDTDTEAIVKLVHHIYTQHPNLLFRELVEQAVQQLEGAFALCFKSKVFPDECVATRRGSPLLVGIKSDTRLATDHIPILYSKEHRYIRGDKMSIPIPLPRQESTSEFHALGDKEEVEYFFASDASAIIEHTNQVIYLEDDDVAAVREGRLTIHRMRMSTADPHAREITTLKMEIQQIMKGNFSSFMQKEIFEQPESVVTTMRGRVNFENQTVVLGGIKDYIPEIKRCRRLMMIGCGTSFHSALATRQLMEELTELPVMVELASDFLDRNTPVFRDDVCFFLSQSGETADSLLALRYCKQRGALIVGVTNTVGSSISRESHCGIHINAGPEIGVASTKAYTSQFISLVMFGLIMSEDRISLQARRTEIIRGLENITEQIREVLAADKKVMKLAESLYQKKSLLVMGRGYNYATCLEGALKIKELTYLHSEGILAGELKHGPLALIDKQMPIIMILTKDPVYKKCINALQQVTAREGRPIVICEKDDVETKSLAWQTIDVPHTVDCLQGLLTVIPMQLLSYHIAVMRGCNVDCPRNLAKSVTVE; from the exons ATGTGCG gaatttttgcTTATCTCAATCACTTAACACCTAAATCAAGGGAAGAGATTATAGTCCTTCTTGTAAATGGTCTAAAGAGATTAGAATACAGAGGTTATGATTCAGCTG gtATTGCGTTCGACGGTCCCGACGGTAAGGATATAACTATTGTGAAGAAAGAGGGAAAAGTAGTTGCCCTTGAAGATGAATTACTTTCtt taaaaGATCGGCTTGATTTTGAAGAAATCCAAAATAGTCACGTTGGTATAGCACATACACGTTGGGCTACTCATGGTGTTCCAAGTTCTGTAAATTCGCATCCGCAACGTTCGGACAAAGATCAAGTTTTTTGTGTGGTGCATAATGGTATTGTAACAAACTATAAAGAAGTCAAAGCATTTTTGGAACGCAaaggatatttttttgaatctgATACTGATACTGAAGCAATTGTGAAGTTAGTGCATCATATTTACACACAACatccaaatttattattcagagAACTCGTCGAACAAGCTGTACAACAATTA GAAGGCGCCTTTGCTTTGTGTTTTAAAAGCAAAGTGTTTCCCGACGAATGCGTAGCAACTCGAAGGGGAAGTCCACTTCTTGTTGGAATTAAGTCGGATACAAGGCTAGCCACCGATCACATTCCAATTCTTTACAGCAaag AACACCGTTATATCCGTGGTGATAAAATGTCCATTCCCATTCCATTGCCTCGCCAAGAAAGCACGTCAGAATTTCATGCACTAGGAGACAAAGAAGAAGTCGAGTACTTTTTTGCATCTGATGCTAGTGCTATAATTGAGCATACAAACCAAGTTATATATTTGGAg GACGATGATGTTGCTGCAGTAAGAGAGGGACGATTGACCATTCACAGGATGCGCATGTCTACGGCTGATCCTCATGCCAGAGAAATCACTACGCTCAAGATGGAAATACAGCAGATTATGAAGGGCAATTTTAGTTCGTTCATGCAGAAAGAAATTTTCGAACAGCCGGAATCCGTGGTAACAACGATGAGAGGCAGAGTAAATTTTGAAAACCAGACAGTCGTACTCGGCggtattaaa GACTACATTCCAGAAATAAAACGATGCCGTCGACTAATGATGATAGGCTGTGGTACAAGTTTTCACAGTGCTTTGGCAACACGTCAGCTGATGGAAGAGCTCACTGAATTACCAGTTATGGTTGAATTGGCTTCAGATTTTTTGGATCGTAATACTCCAGTGTTTAGAGATGACGTATGTTTTTTCTTGTCACAATCTG gGGAGACTGCTGACTCTCTTTTGGCATTGAGATATTGTAAACAGCGAGGAGCTTTAATTGTCGGTGTCACAAACACCGTGGGTAGCTCTATTAGTCGTGAATCACATTGTGGTATTCATATAAACGCTGGACCAGAAATCGGTGTTGCCTCCACTAAAGCTTATACGTCACAATTTATTTCACTTGTAATGTTTGGCTTGATCATGTCCGAAGATAGAATATCATTGCAAGCCAGAAGAACTGag atCATCAGGGGTTTGGAAAATATAACAGAACAAATTCGTGAAGTACTGGCCGCAGACAAAAAAGTGATGAAGTTGGCCGAATCTTTATATCAAAAGAAATCATTGTTGGTTATGGGAAGAGGCTACAACTATGCAACATGTTTGGAAGGAGCATta aaaatcaaaGAGCTTACATACCTTCATAGTGAAGGCATTTTAGCTGGTGAATTAAAACATGGACCATTAGCTTTAATTGACAAACAGATGCcaataattatgatactaACTAAAGATCcagtttataaa aaaTGTATCAATGCTTTGCAACAAGTTACTGCTCGTGAAGGCCGTCCAATCGTGATATGTGAAAAAGACGATGTAGAAACTAAAAGCTTGGCTTGGCAAACTATTGATGTACCACACACTGTTGATTGTTTACag ggATTGCTGACTGTAATACCGATGCAACTGCTATCTTATCATATAGCGGTAATGCGTGGCTGTAATGTTGATTGCCCAAGAAATTTGGCCAAATCTGTGactgttgaataa